The proteins below are encoded in one region of Flammeovirga kamogawensis:
- a CDS encoding TonB-dependent receptor plug domain-containing protein, with amino-acid sequence MNNTNVQPVYKYNTKQLSQKGGVVSTLALQQGSLINSKAQLQYRGLSPRYNAVYIDGILAPSTETSTKAFSFNRLPSSFVNSINVYTNGTAGVSGEFAGAAIDIHTKATVNKNFNTFSVNLVFLPYTTGQDFYTPQNYGGAADFFGVGVEKRNFSDDIASPDELQNMSRNEAALEAQKLENVWGVNKSKALPNMGLSYIMGRDLGGNRVKVSTVNGFTFNKSSKTYYGDRYGYTGYTTDDNGTVTGSKTKYYNDNYTYNQTTSTNLVSNWNFEFSPKSNITFSNYYSHTANNMFSVRYGLDYDNQYERVAYATDYIAKSMYLSRVNGHHVLGADEQTTLDWAAGYSHTTRKEPDYRVAAAQRLLGTTEDFYLLIPRSSKADAGSRYASVLKENTYSGRVDFTRNLSGNDNGIVLKAGVYSEYSARGFNSRLTSFAQDDNTDYELRYPSASEIGSIFESENFGENGYYMIDGTRPTDTYTADSKLLAEYVGLELPVAYKSKIGVGVRVESFNQTLVCDTVNVNNQSTDVLPYLNYVKADDKGGVLKMSYAKSINRPAFRELAPFTYYDFEWRTDIAGNSELENTEIQNIDFSYSKQFIHGLKVSGSLFYKYMNNPIEKAYKIRSESPMFTYENSESAQLAGVSLEVTTPLSANKHHWLNKVHVMVNASYIYSQVQLSEESQEATSTRALQGQAPYIINAAISYKHKDLLFAVMYNTQGKSLYTVGDGQETYPWYLMPTHNLGFMVKKTMTKKLDLSFKAANILNAKATFYEDGNMDGEIDLGNGSDKLIREVQVGPSFTFGLSVKF; translated from the coding sequence TTGAACAATACAAATGTGCAACCTGTATATAAATACAATACAAAACAATTGAGTCAAAAAGGTGGAGTAGTTAGCACATTAGCCTTACAACAGGGTTCTCTAATTAATAGTAAAGCTCAATTACAATACAGAGGTTTATCACCAAGGTATAATGCGGTTTATATAGATGGTATTCTTGCGCCGAGTACTGAAACAAGTACAAAAGCTTTTTCATTTAACAGATTACCTTCAAGTTTTGTGAATTCAATTAATGTATATACAAATGGAACAGCTGGGGTATCAGGTGAATTTGCTGGGGCTGCTATAGATATCCATACTAAAGCAACTGTAAATAAAAATTTTAATACTTTTTCGGTTAATCTTGTTTTCTTACCCTATACAACTGGACAAGATTTCTATACACCTCAAAATTATGGAGGTGCTGCAGATTTTTTTGGAGTTGGTGTAGAAAAAAGAAATTTTTCTGATGATATAGCTTCTCCAGATGAATTACAAAATATGTCGAGGAATGAAGCTGCCTTAGAAGCACAGAAATTAGAGAATGTTTGGGGAGTGAATAAATCAAAAGCTTTACCAAATATGGGGTTGTCTTATATAATGGGAAGAGACTTAGGTGGTAATAGGGTAAAAGTTTCTACTGTCAATGGTTTTACATTTAATAAATCCTCTAAAACATATTATGGTGATAGATATGGCTATACAGGTTATACTACAGATGATAACGGTACTGTAACAGGTTCTAAGACTAAATATTATAATGATAACTATACTTACAACCAGACTACAAGTACAAATTTAGTTTCAAATTGGAATTTTGAATTTAGCCCAAAATCAAATATTACGTTTTCTAATTATTACTCTCATACAGCTAATAATATGTTCTCTGTTAGATATGGTTTAGATTATGATAACCAATATGAAAGGGTAGCTTATGCAACAGATTATATTGCTAAATCAATGTATTTAAGTCGTGTAAATGGACATCATGTTCTAGGAGCAGATGAACAAACTACATTAGATTGGGCTGCAGGGTATTCGCACACTACAAGAAAAGAACCTGATTATAGAGTTGCAGCAGCACAACGTTTACTAGGAACAACAGAAGATTTCTATTTATTAATTCCAAGAAGTTCTAAAGCAGATGCTGGAAGTAGGTATGCATCTGTTTTAAAAGAAAATACGTATTCTGGAAGGGTTGATTTTACAAGAAACTTATCTGGTAACGACAATGGAATAGTACTTAAAGCAGGTGTTTATTCAGAATATTCAGCACGAGGTTTTAATAGTAGACTAACTTCATTTGCACAAGATGATAACACAGATTATGAATTAAGATATCCTTCAGCAAGTGAAATAGGTAGTATTTTTGAGTCTGAGAACTTTGGTGAAAATGGCTATTACATGATAGACGGTACAAGGCCTACGGATACGTACACCGCTGATAGTAAATTATTGGCTGAATATGTAGGTTTAGAATTACCTGTAGCATATAAAAGTAAAATTGGTGTAGGAGTAAGGGTAGAATCTTTCAATCAAACATTAGTTTGCGATACTGTTAATGTCAACAATCAAAGCACAGATGTATTGCCTTATCTAAATTATGTAAAAGCAGACGATAAAGGTGGTGTTTTAAAGATGTCATACGCTAAATCAATAAATAGACCAGCATTTAGAGAATTAGCTCCTTTTACCTATTACGATTTTGAATGGAGAACAGATATAGCAGGTAACTCAGAATTAGAAAATACAGAAATTCAGAACATTGATTTTAGTTATTCAAAACAGTTTATACATGGTTTAAAGGTAAGTGGTTCTTTATTTTATAAATACATGAATAACCCAATTGAAAAGGCCTATAAAATACGATCTGAAAGCCCAATGTTTACGTACGAGAATTCCGAATCGGCTCAATTGGCTGGGGTATCTTTAGAAGTAACAACACCTTTAAGTGCAAATAAACATCATTGGTTAAATAAAGTCCATGTAATGGTTAATGCATCTTATATCTATTCTCAGGTACAACTGAGCGAAGAATCTCAAGAGGCTACATCTACAAGAGCATTACAAGGGCAAGCCCCTTATATTATAAATGCAGCTATTAGTTATAAACACAAAGATTTGCTTTTTGCGGTAATGTATAATACGCAAGGTAAGAGTTTGTATACAGTTGGAGATGGACAAGAAACGTATCCTTGGTACTTAATGCCAACACATAATTTAGGCTTTATGGTTAAGAAAACTATGACAAAGAAATTAGACCTTTCGTTTAAGGCTGCAAACATTTTAAACGCTAAAGCAACTTTTTATGAAGATGGTAATATGGATGGTGAAATCGACCTAGGTAATGGAAGTGATAAGTTAATTAGAGAAGTACAAGTTGGCCCATCGTTTACTTTTGGTTTAAGTGTGAAATTCTAA